A single Paraburkholderia sp. D15 DNA region contains:
- a CDS encoding NAD(P)/FAD-dependent oxidoreductase: MHTPIAIIGAGLGGLMLARVLHVHGIAATVYEADASAHARTQGGMLDIHLNNGQLALKDAELFDEFVAIIHAGGQATRVLDRNGQVLLDEPDDGTGGRPEVPRGALRQLLLDSLPAGTIRWGHKLITASAFEDGRHRLTFADNSTTTTDLLVGADGAWSKVRPLLSGAKPAYVGTSYIETYLHDSDTHHKASAAAVGSGGLFAIEPGKGILAHREPHGVLHTYVQLNKPQAWFDEIDFTDPGAAKERIAREFAGWSPALTALITDGETNPVFRPIHALPINHRWARVPGVTLLGDAAHLMIPSGEGANLAMFDGAELGKAIAANPDDKEAALAAFEEQMFTRSAAEAAEAERVLEVCLGPHAPQSLLDFFGANLTPQAATLS; this comes from the coding sequence CGCGCACCCAGGGCGGCATGCTCGACATCCACCTGAACAATGGGCAACTCGCGCTCAAAGACGCGGAACTATTCGACGAATTCGTCGCGATCATTCACGCGGGGGGTCAGGCAACGCGAGTGCTCGATAGAAACGGCCAGGTGTTACTCGACGAACCGGACGACGGCACCGGTGGTCGCCCTGAAGTGCCGCGAGGCGCGCTGCGCCAGCTTCTGCTCGACTCGTTGCCCGCCGGCACGATTCGTTGGGGACACAAGCTTATTACCGCGTCGGCGTTTGAAGATGGACGACATCGGCTGACCTTTGCCGACAACTCGACGACGACAACGGATCTTCTGGTCGGCGCGGACGGCGCGTGGTCGAAAGTGCGCCCACTGCTTTCCGGCGCGAAGCCGGCTTACGTCGGCACCTCGTACATCGAAACGTACCTGCACGACAGCGACACACACCACAAGGCGAGCGCCGCAGCCGTAGGCAGCGGCGGCCTGTTTGCAATCGAGCCGGGTAAGGGCATTCTCGCTCACCGAGAACCACACGGTGTTTTGCACACGTACGTGCAGTTGAACAAGCCGCAGGCGTGGTTCGATGAAATCGATTTCACCGACCCTGGCGCGGCGAAAGAACGTATTGCCCGTGAATTCGCCGGCTGGTCTCCTGCGTTGACGGCGCTCATCACCGACGGCGAAACGAACCCCGTGTTTCGCCCGATTCACGCGTTGCCCATTAATCACCGATGGGCTCGCGTGCCAGGCGTCACGCTGCTCGGCGACGCCGCGCACCTGATGATTCCTTCGGGCGAGGGCGCGAACCTCGCGATGTTCGATGGCGCGGAACTCGGCAAGGCCATCGCCGCGAATCCTGACGACAAGGAAGCCGCGCTAGCCGCGTTCGAAGAACAGATGTTCACCCGTAGCGCAGCCGAGGCGGCGGAGGCCGAACGCGTACTCGAGGTCTGCCTCGGCCCGCACGCACCTCAAAGTCTGCTCGATTTTTTCGGCGCCAACCTCACACCCCAGGCCGCAACGTTATCTTGA
- a CDS encoding TonB family protein: MRQFKNETLRSRTRRVAAVLLVAGTMVTAVTAKASITSNSLYVPVQNTQCRYGLSADDLKSVGPVAQSDVHPDVAVRVSIDEHGQVSDAVVEKSSGNTLLDGLALQAARRAQCMPFFGSDSKAVAIQTNFSFDLPRPNAAPVAGSAGLAANLPGAPLSANTGNTSLLAAGVPFELTKPFDATGYARFGVEPGSPKAKMLEDWAKKLASDPDIKHYFSPAGNLPNVVQAGLSRALALVDGTARLSPGERERIMQMTTHALDNAPADCGGVKNLQKITTSHQSMGTESDDVFRAQLDAIFNLMKQATQSTPVPQITAGQRLQGQVALYASIADALKRDPTETEDLGLLMSGKSAELSPEAWCKATRFYQHAFEKTPQPMRDWVMMSELDTQRRNLTTLSTTLKNLAAIKPATQTANVTPKIVDYPERVRQRIRPNIVWDGKGSGLEAVVEVHCASSGGLESVKLVQSSGDRAWDRAALEAVKRSDPMPVDEDGQAPRVFKITLRPGV, from the coding sequence ATGCGCCAATTCAAAAACGAGACTTTACGTTCGCGTACCCGTCGGGTCGCTGCCGTGTTGCTTGTCGCCGGCACGATGGTCACGGCCGTCACGGCAAAGGCAAGCATAACGTCAAACTCTTTGTATGTGCCTGTGCAGAATACGCAGTGCCGCTATGGTCTGTCCGCGGACGATCTGAAGTCCGTGGGGCCTGTCGCGCAGAGCGACGTTCATCCCGACGTGGCAGTCCGGGTATCGATCGACGAACACGGGCAGGTTAGCGATGCAGTCGTCGAGAAGTCGTCGGGTAATACGTTGCTCGACGGTTTGGCGTTGCAGGCGGCGCGACGCGCACAGTGCATGCCGTTCTTTGGGAGCGACAGCAAGGCGGTTGCGATCCAGACGAATTTTTCTTTCGATCTACCGCGCCCCAACGCGGCGCCGGTGGCGGGGAGCGCCGGGTTAGCGGCCAATCTTCCAGGGGCGCCGTTGTCTGCGAACACGGGTAATACATCGCTGCTGGCGGCGGGCGTTCCTTTTGAGTTGACGAAACCTTTCGACGCGACCGGGTACGCCAGATTCGGCGTTGAGCCTGGATCGCCGAAGGCAAAAATGCTCGAGGATTGGGCTAAGAAACTCGCGTCGGACCCGGACATCAAGCATTACTTTTCGCCGGCCGGGAATTTGCCGAACGTGGTGCAGGCGGGATTGTCGCGTGCGCTGGCTCTGGTCGACGGGACGGCGAGACTGTCGCCGGGAGAGCGCGAGCGGATCATGCAGATGACGACGCACGCGCTGGATAACGCGCCCGCCGATTGCGGCGGTGTGAAAAATCTGCAGAAGATCACGACCAGTCATCAATCGATGGGCACGGAGAGCGACGACGTGTTTCGCGCTCAACTGGACGCGATCTTCAATTTGATGAAGCAGGCAACCCAGAGCACGCCGGTGCCGCAAATTACCGCGGGCCAGCGACTGCAAGGCCAGGTTGCACTCTACGCGTCGATTGCGGACGCACTCAAGCGTGATCCCACCGAAACGGAAGATCTCGGCCTGTTGATGAGCGGAAAATCGGCGGAGCTTTCTCCCGAAGCATGGTGCAAAGCCACGCGCTTTTACCAGCATGCGTTCGAAAAGACGCCGCAACCGATGCGCGATTGGGTCATGATGTCCGAACTGGACACTCAGCGCCGCAATTTGACCACGCTGTCGACGACGTTGAAGAATCTCGCGGCCATTAAACCGGCGACGCAAACAGCGAACGTCACGCCGAAGATAGTCGACTACCCGGAAAGAGTGCGGCAACGCATTCGCCCGAACATCGTGTGGGACGGCAAGGGGAGTGGACTGGAAGCGGTCGTTGAAGTCCACTGCGCGTCATCGGGCGGTCTCGAGTCGGTGAAGCTCGTTCAATCCAGCGGCGACCGTGCATGGGACCGTGCGGCGCTTGAAGCCGTCAAACGCTCGGACCCGATGCCGGTCGATGAAGACGGTCAGGCGCCGCGCGTGTTCAAGATAACGTTGCGGCCTGGGGTGTGA
- a CDS encoding ester cyclase, producing MDKNLSGIYRDYIACLNRQDWSKLGEFVGDDAIHNGRQIGLSGYRAMLERDFREIPDLHFEIELLVCEPPRIASRLHFDCTPAGAFLGLPVQGKRITFDENVFYEFSGGKIRQVWSIIDKAAVERQL from the coding sequence ATGGACAAGAATCTTTCCGGGATCTATCGCGACTACATTGCCTGCCTGAACAGACAGGACTGGTCGAAGCTGGGTGAATTCGTCGGCGACGACGCAATCCATAACGGCCGGCAGATTGGTTTGTCTGGCTATCGCGCCATGCTTGAAAGGGATTTCCGCGAGATTCCGGATTTGCACTTCGAAATTGAACTGCTGGTGTGCGAGCCGCCACGCATCGCCAGCCGGCTGCATTTCGACTGCACGCCGGCCGGCGCGTTTCTCGGACTGCCGGTGCAAGGCAAACGCATCACGTTCGACGAGAACGTGTTCTACGAGTTTTCCGGCGGCAAGATCCGGCAGGTCTGGTCGATCATCGACAAGGCCGCGGTGGAGCGTCAGTTGTAG
- a CDS encoding methyl-accepting chemotaxis protein: MLKKITIRGGLAATISGYTLLLMLVVAAAIAGLYGSNAALREMYRDDTASLLHLKTSSERLLLLRGGLGEVEQLVSAGKPAGKEIARLHALLNESNGELDAYRSLHDMDETEKPLFDALQAKRGELLKQVFQLALKQLDEENLVDFLSTQREASAPLFADYQSALTALENYQVQRQKGRFDSADARFHLMLWALVAAGVLALGIGVLAQRALAGAIVQPVRLAVEYFGRIAAGDLTSTVDVQRDNEMGYLLDALRGMQHSLVQTVQKVRGSTEAIVHDARAIASGSAALSTRTEQQAESLQQAAASVEQLTATVRQNADNARSASELAIGASGIASRGGLVVGEVIATMDAISTSSGEIVGIVGVIEGIAFQTNILALNAAVEAARAGEQGRGFAVVAAEVRNLAQRSASAAKEIKELIGDSTRKVRDGSALVARAGATMDEVVQAVGRVTAIMSEISLASSEQTVGIELVNNTVIQMEEMTQQNSALVQEASAAAASLEQQSRQLDEAVAVFRLKQT; encoded by the coding sequence ATGCTCAAAAAAATCACCATTCGCGGCGGTTTGGCCGCGACGATCTCGGGCTACACGCTGCTGTTGATGCTGGTGGTGGCCGCGGCCATCGCGGGTCTCTACGGCAGCAATGCGGCGCTGCGCGAAATGTATCGCGACGACACGGCGTCGCTATTGCACCTTAAAACGAGTTCGGAGCGCCTGCTGTTGCTGCGTGGCGGCCTGGGCGAAGTCGAGCAACTGGTGAGCGCGGGCAAACCCGCCGGCAAGGAAATCGCGAGGCTGCACGCGCTTCTGAACGAGAGCAATGGCGAACTGGACGCATACCGAAGTCTGCACGACATGGATGAGACGGAGAAGCCGTTATTCGACGCGCTGCAAGCCAAACGGGGCGAGTTACTCAAACAGGTATTCCAGCTCGCGCTGAAGCAACTCGACGAGGAGAACCTCGTCGATTTTCTCAGCACCCAGCGCGAAGCATCGGCACCGTTATTCGCCGATTATCAGAGCGCACTCACCGCGCTTGAGAACTACCAGGTGCAACGCCAGAAGGGGCGTTTCGATAGCGCGGACGCACGCTTTCACCTGATGCTCTGGGCGCTCGTGGCCGCCGGCGTATTGGCGCTCGGCATCGGCGTGCTTGCACAACGCGCGCTGGCCGGCGCGATCGTGCAGCCTGTTCGCCTCGCGGTGGAGTACTTTGGCCGTATTGCAGCCGGCGATCTGACCAGCACGGTGGACGTGCAGCGAGACAACGAAATGGGCTATCTACTCGACGCGCTTCGGGGCATGCAGCACAGTCTGGTGCAGACGGTCCAGAAAGTGCGTGGCAGTACCGAGGCGATCGTTCACGATGCTCGTGCGATCGCCAGCGGCAGCGCCGCGCTTTCCACGCGCACCGAACAGCAGGCCGAATCGCTGCAGCAAGCCGCAGCGAGCGTCGAGCAATTGACGGCTACGGTCAGACAGAATGCCGACAATGCGCGCAGTGCGAGCGAGCTGGCCATCGGTGCGTCCGGTATCGCGTCGCGCGGCGGGCTGGTGGTCGGCGAAGTCATCGCAACGATGGATGCAATCTCGACCAGTTCGGGCGAGATCGTCGGCATCGTCGGCGTGATCGAAGGTATTGCGTTTCAGACCAACATTCTCGCGCTGAACGCGGCAGTCGAGGCGGCGCGGGCGGGCGAGCAGGGGCGGGGATTTGCGGTGGTTGCCGCCGAAGTGCGCAATCTGGCGCAGCGGTCGGCGTCGGCGGCGAAAGAAATCAAGGAGCTGATCGGCGACTCGACGCGCAAGGTCAGGGACGGCAGCGCGCTGGTCGCGCGTGCGGGCGCGACGATGGATGAAGTCGTGCAGGCCGTCGGCCGCGTGACGGCCATCATGTCCGAGATCAGTCTCGCGTCGAGCGAGCAGACCGTGGGCATCGAGCTGGTGAACAACACCGTCATTCAGATGGAAGAAATGACGCAGCAGAATTCGGCGCTCGTGCAAGAAGCGTCGGCGGCTGCGGCCTCGCTCGAACAGCAGAGCCGGCAACTCGACGAGGCGGTGGCGGTGTTCCGATTGAAGCAGACGTAA